From Bradyrhizobium sp. NDS-1, the proteins below share one genomic window:
- a CDS encoding hydroxyacid dehydrogenase codes for MATNKKKIFVTQTLSQGARALLTQRDDIELVEFPNLISAGDFEALLKSHAPVHGVALGATAFGETELEASRGMQVVTRIGVGYDAVDVPALSRRKVPLMVAGSANSPSVAEAALFMMLTLAKRAQELHACVRDGKWADRLGMLPFDLYGKTVLVIGFGRIGSRTAKRCLAMEMNVQVYDPYKPASEIKAAGCEPVADLDAALPQADFVTIHCPKTPQTVGLFDAARIGRMKPKSYLINTARGGIVKEAALYDALVSGKLAGAGIDVFEVEPPPVSNALFALPNVIIAPHVAGVTVEAVQRMSEQTARNILSVLDGDPIRQNVINQDVLG; via the coding sequence ATGGCGACCAACAAGAAGAAGATTTTCGTTACGCAAACTTTGTCGCAAGGGGCACGCGCCCTCCTCACCCAGCGCGATGATATCGAACTCGTCGAGTTTCCGAACCTGATCTCGGCCGGGGATTTCGAGGCGTTGCTGAAGAGCCATGCGCCGGTCCACGGCGTGGCACTTGGCGCCACCGCCTTCGGCGAGACCGAGCTCGAGGCGTCCCGCGGCATGCAGGTGGTGACCCGCATCGGCGTCGGCTATGACGCCGTCGACGTGCCCGCCCTCTCCCGCCGCAAGGTGCCGCTGATGGTGGCCGGCAGTGCAAACTCTCCTTCGGTCGCAGAAGCGGCGCTGTTCATGATGCTGACGCTCGCCAAGCGCGCGCAGGAGCTGCACGCCTGCGTCAGGGACGGCAAATGGGCCGACCGGCTCGGCATGCTGCCGTTCGATCTCTACGGCAAGACCGTGCTGGTCATCGGCTTCGGCCGCATCGGCAGCCGTACCGCCAAGCGGTGCCTCGCGATGGAAATGAACGTGCAGGTCTACGATCCCTACAAGCCTGCCTCCGAGATCAAGGCAGCCGGTTGCGAGCCGGTCGCCGACCTCGACGCCGCACTGCCCCAGGCCGATTTCGTCACCATCCACTGCCCGAAGACGCCCCAAACCGTGGGCCTGTTCGATGCGGCGCGGATCGGTCGGATGAAGCCGAAATCCTATCTCATCAACACGGCGCGCGGCGGCATCGTGAAGGAAGCCGCGCTTTACGACGCCCTGGTCTCCGGCAAGCTGGCCGGCGCCGGGATCGACGTGTTCGAGGTGGAGCCGCCGCCGGTCAGCAACGCGCTGTTCGCGCTGCCCAACGTCATCATTGCCCCGCATGTCGCCGGCGTCACGGTCGAGGCGGTCCAGCGCATGAGCGAGCAGACCGCGCGCAACATCCTGAGTGTGCTCGACGGCGATCCGATCAGGCAGAACGTCATCAATCAAGATGTGCTGGGCTGA
- a CDS encoding biotin-dependent carboxyltransferase family protein produces MSRLVVASIGPASSVQDGGRHGAQRYGLTVSGAMDRLSLAAANTLVGNEPFAAAVEIGPFGASFTARDGAVRVAISGAPRNADVAGSPLAMDTSVTLKDGETLTLGFARGGAFTYLAIEGAIKGEPVFGSLAVNARAGLGSPYPRPLQAGDEFNVDAASGAPELRIELPKPASGPIRVLLGPQDDEFDDANKALFLDSEWKISATSDRMGYRLEGPAIKHLHGHNIVSDGTVNGSIQVPGNGSPIALMMDRGTSGGYPKIATVITADVGRLAQTSAGTAFRFEAVGMAEAQDEAKKFAQLIRALPDRLRSADTVALNIEALSDANVAGYAVSAVDAGTWQVTAEP; encoded by the coding sequence ATGAGCCGGCTCGTCGTCGCCAGCATCGGCCCTGCCAGCTCCGTCCAGGACGGCGGCCGCCATGGCGCGCAGCGCTATGGCCTGACCGTGAGCGGGGCGATGGACCGGTTGTCGCTGGCTGCAGCGAACACGCTGGTCGGCAACGAGCCGTTCGCGGCCGCCGTCGAGATCGGGCCGTTCGGCGCCTCCTTTACCGCGCGTGACGGCGCCGTACGCGTCGCGATCTCGGGCGCGCCGCGTAACGCTGACGTTGCCGGAAGCCCCCTCGCCATGGACACGTCAGTGACGCTGAAGGACGGCGAGACGCTGACGCTGGGCTTTGCCCGCGGCGGCGCCTTCACCTATCTCGCCATCGAAGGCGCCATCAAGGGCGAGCCGGTATTCGGCAGTCTCGCGGTCAATGCGCGCGCGGGCCTCGGCAGCCCCTACCCGCGCCCGCTCCAGGCCGGCGACGAGTTCAACGTTGATGCGGCGAGCGGCGCACCGGAACTGCGGATCGAGCTGCCGAAGCCCGCGAGCGGCCCGATCCGTGTGCTGCTGGGGCCGCAGGACGACGAGTTCGACGATGCCAACAAGGCACTCTTCCTGGACAGCGAGTGGAAGATCTCGGCAACGTCCGACCGCATGGGTTATCGGCTTGAGGGCCCCGCCATCAAGCATCTGCACGGCCACAACATCGTTTCCGACGGCACGGTCAACGGCAGCATCCAGGTCCCCGGCAACGGTTCGCCGATCGCGCTAATGATGGATCGCGGTACCTCCGGGGGCTATCCCAAGATCGCAACTGTCATCACGGCCGATGTCGGCCGTCTCGCGCAGACCTCGGCGGGAACGGCGTTTCGCTTCGAGGCGGTCGGCATGGCCGAGGCGCAGGACGAGGCAAAGAAATTCGCGCAACTGATCCGGGCCCTGCCCGATCGGCTGCGTTCTGCCGACACCGTCGCGCTCAACATCGAGGCGCTCAGCGATGCCAACGTTGCAGGCTATGCGGTGAGCGCCGTCGACGCCGGGACCTGGCAGGTCACCGCGGAGCCATAA
- a CDS encoding LamB/YcsF family protein: MKTVDLNCDLGEGFGAWEMGNDAAMIELASSVNVACGFHAGDPDIMRRTVELAKARGVSVGAHPGYRDLHGFGRHPIAGLKASEIENLVAYQIGALQAIATAAGHKVTHVKAHGALSNVACEDDMTAKAIAAGIKAVDPSLIFVVLANSKLVQAGEAANLPMVHEVFADRAYEDDGNLVSRKKPGAVLHDAKAIADRVVRMVQDGAVVSVTGKVIKMRTDTVCIHGDTPGAVDIARGLRQALKAAGIEVAPFKRGA, encoded by the coding sequence ATGAAGACAGTCGACCTCAATTGCGACCTCGGCGAAGGTTTTGGCGCGTGGGAGATGGGCAACGACGCCGCAATGATTGAGCTCGCAAGCTCGGTCAATGTCGCCTGCGGCTTCCATGCCGGCGATCCCGACATCATGCGAAGGACGGTGGAGCTTGCAAAGGCGCGCGGCGTCTCGGTCGGCGCACATCCCGGCTACCGCGACCTGCACGGCTTCGGCCGGCATCCGATCGCGGGGCTGAAAGCCTCCGAGATCGAGAACCTCGTCGCCTACCAGATCGGCGCGCTTCAGGCGATCGCCACCGCAGCCGGCCACAAGGTCACCCATGTGAAAGCGCATGGTGCGCTCTCCAACGTCGCCTGCGAGGACGACATGACGGCAAAGGCGATCGCCGCCGGCATCAAGGCGGTCGATCCCAGCCTGATCTTCGTCGTGCTCGCCAATTCGAAGCTGGTGCAGGCGGGCGAAGCGGCCAACCTGCCCATGGTCCACGAGGTATTCGCCGACCGCGCCTATGAGGACGACGGCAATCTCGTCTCGCGCAAGAAGCCCGGCGCGGTGCTGCACGATGCCAAGGCGATCGCCGACCGCGTGGTGCGCATGGTGCAGGACGGCGCGGTGGTCTCGGTCACCGGCAAGGTGATCAAGATGCGCACCGACACGGTCTGCATCCACGGCGATACGCCCGGCGCGGTCGACATAGCGCGCGGCTTGCGTCAGGCGTTGAAGGCTGCGGGGATCGAGGTCGCGCCGTTCAAGCGCGGGGCTTGA
- a CDS encoding DUF1993 family protein, whose amino-acid sequence MHEASVGLFVPYLRNLSVLLDKGVAYAETRKFNPTVLLGMRIAPDMYDLAQQVGEACRHATVAAALLAQREPVAMPVLEHDMAGLQARIATSIEFIESLSRAEIDAAAERNVFFKLKNGTELPFTGRTLLLTFSVPQFFFHVTTAYDLLRHAGVELVKRDFLGPRER is encoded by the coding sequence ATGCACGAGGCCTCGGTCGGCCTGTTCGTGCCTTACCTGCGCAACTTGTCTGTCCTGCTCGACAAAGGTGTGGCCTATGCCGAGACCCGCAAGTTCAATCCGACGGTTTTGCTCGGTATGCGCATTGCGCCGGACATGTACGATCTGGCGCAGCAGGTCGGTGAGGCCTGCCGCCACGCCACCGTTGCGGCGGCCTTGCTGGCGCAGCGCGAGCCGGTGGCGATGCCGGTGCTCGAGCACGACATGGCCGGGCTTCAGGCCCGCATCGCGACGTCGATCGAGTTCATCGAGAGCTTGTCGCGCGCAGAGATCGACGCGGCGGCGGAGCGGAATGTCTTCTTCAAGCTGAAGAACGGGACCGAGCTGCCCTTCACCGGGCGGACGCTGCTGCTGACGTTCAGCGTCCCGCAGTTCTTCTTTCACGTGACGACGGCCTACGACCTGTTGCGGCACGCCGGCGTCGAGCTGGTGAAGCGGGACTTTCTCGGCCCGCGCGAGCGCTAG
- a CDS encoding transporter substrate-binding domain-containing protein, which yields MIVRIVTALAMALLASLSAQAQQTPSRLDEIVKRGTLRVGMTGDYKPFTYLDKPTQQFSGFDVDMAQALGKALGVKVEFVPTGWPKLMQDFEADQFDIAMGGVSVTLDRQKKGFFSTPIMREGKTPIARCADVGKYQSIADIDKKGTRVIVNPGGTNERFARANIRDAEITVFPDNTMIFDEIAKGNADLMMTDASETRYQQKQHAGVLCAVHPEKPFDFSEKAYWLQRDMALKAFVDQWLHISMEDGSYKKIYATWFD from the coding sequence ATGATCGTTCGAATCGTAACCGCTTTGGCCATGGCGCTGTTGGCAAGCCTTTCGGCGCAGGCGCAGCAGACGCCCTCACGCCTCGACGAGATCGTCAAGCGCGGCACGTTGCGCGTCGGTATGACCGGCGACTACAAGCCGTTCACCTATCTGGACAAGCCGACGCAGCAGTTCAGCGGATTCGATGTCGACATGGCGCAGGCGCTCGGCAAGGCGCTCGGGGTCAAGGTCGAATTCGTCCCGACGGGCTGGCCGAAGCTGATGCAGGATTTCGAGGCCGACCAGTTCGACATCGCGATGGGCGGCGTCTCGGTCACGCTCGACCGGCAGAAGAAGGGCTTCTTCTCCACGCCGATCATGCGCGAGGGCAAGACGCCGATCGCCCGCTGCGCCGACGTCGGCAAGTACCAGAGCATCGCCGACATCGATAAGAAGGGCACCCGCGTGATCGTCAATCCCGGCGGCACCAACGAGCGCTTCGCGCGCGCCAACATCCGCGATGCCGAGATCACCGTCTTTCCCGACAACACGATGATCTTCGACGAGATCGCCAAGGGCAATGCCGATTTGATGATGACGGACGCTTCCGAGACACGCTACCAGCAGAAGCAGCACGCAGGCGTGCTCTGCGCGGTGCATCCCGAAAAGCCGTTCGACTTCTCGGAGAAGGCCTATTGGCTCCAGCGCGACATGGCGCTGAAGGCCTTCGTCGACCAATGGCTGCACATTTCCATGGAAGATGGTAGCTACAAGAAGATCTACGCAACGTGGTTCGACTGA
- a CDS encoding carbohydrate ABC transporter permease — protein sequence MSTIAIDKGGPTRKVKYRSMSRDRTWALRWSYFFLVLFAIFSLTPPIYMLITSLKSSAEISAATNPWWVFHPTLSNYVELLTSNQFLRFFWNSAIVSIVVVMVTMLISIPAAFALARMKFWGSTTLATGVFLTYLVPDSLLFIPLFKMLAMVQDLTGITLLNRWYVLLFIYPTLTVPFCTWIMIGYFASIPKELDEAALIDGASWLQTLTRIFIPVALPGLIAATIFAFTVSWAQFLYPLVFTTSVDQLVLPVGITTTLIKGDVFNWGQIMTGALLGAAPPLIIYAFLMDYYIAGLTAGATKG from the coding sequence ATGAGCACGATTGCAATCGACAAGGGCGGTCCCACGCGCAAGGTCAAGTACCGCAGCATGAGCCGGGATCGCACCTGGGCGCTACGCTGGTCCTACTTCTTCCTGGTGCTGTTTGCGATCTTCTCGCTCACCCCGCCGATCTACATGCTGATCACCTCGCTGAAGAGCAGCGCGGAGATCTCGGCGGCGACCAATCCGTGGTGGGTGTTTCACCCTACCCTGTCGAACTACGTCGAGCTTTTGACCTCGAACCAGTTCTTGCGCTTCTTCTGGAACTCCGCCATCGTCTCCATCGTGGTCGTGATGGTCACGATGCTGATCAGCATTCCCGCGGCGTTCGCGCTGGCCAGGATGAAGTTCTGGGGCTCCACCACGCTCGCGACCGGCGTATTCCTCACCTACCTGGTTCCCGACAGCCTGTTGTTCATTCCGCTGTTCAAGATGCTGGCCATGGTCCAGGACCTGACCGGCATCACGCTGCTGAACAGATGGTACGTTCTGCTGTTCATCTATCCGACGCTGACCGTGCCGTTCTGCACCTGGATCATGATCGGCTATTTCGCCTCGATCCCCAAGGAGCTCGATGAGGCCGCCCTCATCGACGGCGCCTCCTGGCTGCAGACGCTGACGCGAATCTTCATTCCCGTGGCGCTGCCCGGGCTGATCGCGGCGACCATCTTCGCCTTCACCGTCTCCTGGGCCCAGTTCCTCTATCCCCTGGTGTTCACGACGTCGGTGGATCAGCTCGTCCTGCCGGTCGGTATCACCACCACGCTGATCAAGGGCGACGTCTTCAACTGGGGGCAGATCATGACCGGCGCGCTGCTCGGCGCCGCGCCGCCGCTGATCATCTACGCGTTCCTGATGGACTACTACATTGCCGGCCTGACCGCCGGTGCGACAAAGGGTTGA
- a CDS encoding sulfite reductase subunit alpha has translation MNQITPPPKLDIIPASAPFSDAQRSWLNGFFAGLLSPDVAAPLSAEQGAAVMQGGAGDGDDGEAPWHDQTMPITERMKLAEGRPVRRKMMAAMAQQDCGQCGYNCHDYSEAIAGRSEARLNLCVPGGKETARMLKSLYEELDKAPAAKAGDKPDAPAPAVTVTIAEPGRSRDNPVTATFLSRRLLNKGKSEKETYHVEFDLSESRLDYVVGDSFGVFARNDVGLVDQIIALLGASHTTKVNGKTLREVLIDDVSLSPAPDTLFELISFITGGGAREKARALAQGEDPDGDAATLDVMAALQKFSGTRPHPEAFVEALEPLQPRLYSISSSHNATPGKLSLTVDSVRYVVGKRRRLGVASTFLGERINEGENLKVYVQKAHAFGLPRDPKTPIIMIGPGTGIAPFRAFLLDRKATGAPGKNWLFFGHQRSDCDFFYQEELNAMKTSGLLTRMSLAWSRDGEKKFYVQDRMREVGREVWTWLAEGAHLYICGDAKRMAKDVERALVDIVAQFGARSTDEAVSFVAELKKSGRFQADVY, from the coding sequence ATGAACCAGATCACCCCTCCGCCCAAGCTCGACATCATTCCCGCCAGCGCCCCGTTCTCCGATGCGCAGCGCTCCTGGCTGAACGGTTTCTTCGCAGGGCTGCTGTCGCCTGACGTCGCCGCGCCGCTGTCGGCGGAGCAGGGCGCTGCCGTCATGCAAGGCGGAGCCGGTGACGGTGACGACGGCGAAGCGCCTTGGCACGACCAGACCATGCCGATCACTGAGCGGATGAAGCTCGCCGAGGGCCGTCCCGTGCGCCGCAAGATGATGGCGGCGATGGCGCAGCAGGATTGCGGCCAGTGCGGCTACAATTGCCACGACTATTCGGAGGCGATCGCAGGCCGCAGCGAAGCGCGGCTCAATCTCTGCGTTCCCGGCGGCAAGGAAACCGCGCGGATGCTGAAGTCGCTGTACGAGGAGCTCGACAAGGCCCCGGCGGCCAAGGCAGGTGACAAGCCGGACGCTCCAGCGCCGGCGGTGACCGTCACGATCGCAGAGCCCGGCCGCTCGCGCGACAACCCTGTTACCGCGACCTTCCTGTCGCGCCGCCTGCTCAACAAGGGCAAATCGGAGAAGGAAACCTATCACGTCGAGTTCGATCTTTCCGAGAGCAGGCTCGACTACGTCGTCGGCGACTCTTTTGGCGTGTTCGCGCGCAACGATGTCGGCCTCGTCGACCAGATCATCGCGCTGCTCGGCGCCTCCCACACCACCAAGGTCAACGGCAAGACGCTGCGCGAGGTGCTGATCGACGACGTCTCGCTGTCGCCGGCACCCGACACGCTGTTCGAGTTGATCTCCTTCATCACCGGCGGCGGGGCGCGCGAGAAGGCGCGGGCGCTGGCACAGGGGGAGGATCCCGATGGCGATGCCGCAACTCTCGACGTGATGGCGGCGCTGCAGAAGTTTTCCGGCACGCGACCGCACCCGGAGGCCTTCGTCGAGGCGCTGGAGCCGCTCCAGCCGCGGCTCTATTCGATCTCCTCCTCGCACAATGCAACGCCCGGAAAGCTGTCGCTGACGGTCGATTCCGTGCGCTACGTCGTCGGCAAGCGCAGGCGTCTCGGCGTCGCCTCGACCTTCCTCGGCGAGCGCATCAATGAGGGCGAGAATCTCAAGGTCTATGTGCAGAAGGCGCACGCCTTCGGCCTGCCGCGAGACCCGAAGACGCCAATCATTATGATCGGTCCCGGCACCGGCATCGCGCCGTTCCGCGCCTTCCTGCTCGACCGCAAGGCGACCGGCGCACCCGGCAAGAACTGGCTGTTCTTTGGTCATCAGCGCAGCGATTGCGACTTCTTCTACCAGGAGGAGCTCAACGCGATGAAGACCTCGGGCCTGCTCACGCGCATGTCGCTGGCCTGGTCGCGCGACGGCGAGAAGAAGTTCTACGTACAGGACCGCATGCGTGAGGTCGGCCGCGAGGTCTGGACCTGGCTCGCCGAAGGCGCGCATCTCTACATCTGCGGCGATGCCAAGCGCATGGCCAAGGACGTCGAGCGCGCGCTGGTCGACATCGTCGCCCAGTTCGGCGCACGTTCGACCGATGAGGCCGTCAGTTTCGTCGCCGAACTCAAGAAGAGCGGCCGTTTCCAGGCTGACGTGTACTGA
- the pxpB gene encoding 5-oxoprolinase subunit PxpB, translating to MAATLPPPRLLPSGDSAVTVEFSRTIDDVANQRVLALDKALAASPIDGITETVPTYRSLLVHYDPSKIGFDALGDKLLALATRPLPPVTKARRWRIPVAYGGEHGIDLEDVAKALGTTPDDIVARHAGGDYKVAMIGFTPGWSYLSGLDKSLHMSRRQNPRLLTPAGTISIGGIQAGIQCLAAPSGWHLLGRTPVRTYQLHRNPTFLTEPGDRVTFFAIDHKRFDELDRAAEAGEIVAEQVNA from the coding sequence ATGGCCGCGACGCTTCCCCCGCCCCGCCTTCTGCCCAGTGGCGACAGCGCCGTCACTGTCGAGTTCAGCCGCACGATCGATGACGTCGCCAACCAGCGCGTGCTGGCGCTCGACAAGGCGCTCGCTGCGAGCCCCATCGACGGCATCACTGAGACCGTGCCGACCTATCGCTCGCTGCTGGTGCACTACGATCCCAGCAAGATCGGCTTCGACGCGCTCGGCGACAAGCTGCTCGCGCTCGCCACCCGGCCGCTGCCGCCGGTGACCAAGGCTCGCCGCTGGCGCATTCCCGTCGCCTATGGCGGCGAGCACGGCATCGATCTCGAGGATGTCGCCAAGGCACTCGGCACCACGCCAGACGACATCGTCGCCCGCCATGCCGGCGGCGACTACAAGGTTGCCATGATCGGCTTCACGCCGGGCTGGTCCTATCTCAGCGGTCTCGACAAATCGCTGCACATGTCGCGGCGGCAAAATCCGCGGCTGCTGACGCCCGCCGGCACCATCTCGATCGGCGGCATCCAGGCGGGCATCCAATGCCTGGCCGCGCCAAGCGGCTGGCACCTGCTCGGCCGCACGCCTGTGCGAACCTATCAGCTCCACCGCAATCCGACCTTCCTTACCGAGCCCGGTGACCGCGTGACGTTCTTCGCCATCGACCACAAGAGGTTCGACGAATTGGACCGCGCGGCGGAAGCCGGCGAGATCGTTGCCGAGCAGGTGAACGCATGA
- a CDS encoding DUF2147 domain-containing protein has translation MRKLLAAAAFLLASTAAQAQYTFEYGGRTIRIDPDRGTVQIPGVYDNTGQGKAKKAKKNEQAPQQATVDPQALAAPAPAPAAPPATAQTPAAAAVAPAPAPPPPPPAPPATTAATAPADTAVLPPPAPPSAPAPQQQAAPAVAPPPAPTVAAAPPAPPPPPAAAPAPAPVQAAAATSAPAAATRDLSSPLGVWLTEEKEGKVRIEQCGSNLCGYSVDSKSNQNGEQVLINMKPGKDQKWSGRILDPNSGSTYDSTIAMKGTDRLRVQGCAFGGMFCGGQTWTRVN, from the coding sequence ATGAGGAAGCTGTTGGCCGCGGCCGCATTCCTTTTGGCGAGTACAGCTGCTCAAGCACAGTACACGTTCGAATATGGCGGGCGCACCATCCGGATCGATCCGGACCGCGGCACGGTGCAGATTCCCGGCGTGTACGACAACACCGGCCAGGGCAAGGCCAAGAAAGCCAAGAAGAATGAGCAAGCGCCGCAGCAGGCGACGGTCGATCCGCAAGCGCTGGCGGCACCAGCTCCAGCTCCTGCCGCGCCGCCCGCCACCGCGCAGACGCCTGCAGCTGCGGCCGTAGCACCGGCTCCTGCACCGCCACCGCCACCGCCGGCGCCGCCGGCAACTACTGCCGCCACCGCACCGGCCGATACGGCCGTGCTGCCGCCGCCTGCGCCGCCATCCGCCCCTGCGCCGCAGCAGCAGGCAGCCCCCGCCGTGGCGCCTCCGCCCGCGCCGACCGTGGCTGCAGCGCCACCGGCACCGCCTCCACCACCTGCCGCGGCGCCCGCTCCCGCTCCCGTTCAGGCTGCCGCAGCCACGTCGGCTCCGGCCGCAGCCACTCGCGATCTCAGCTCGCCACTCGGCGTCTGGCTCACCGAGGAGAAGGAGGGCAAGGTCCGCATCGAGCAATGTGGCAGCAATCTCTGCGGCTATTCGGTCGATTCCAAATCGAACCAGAACGGCGAGCAGGTGCTGATCAACATGAAGCCCGGCAAGGACCAGAAATGGTCAGGCCGTATCCTCGACCCCAACTCGGGCTCGACCTACGATTCGACCATCGCGATGAAGGGCACGGACCGGCTGCGCGTGCAGGGCTGCGCCTTCGGCGGCATGTTCTGCGGCGGCCAGACCTGGACGCGGGTGAACTGA
- a CDS encoding ribonuclease activity regulator RraA, giving the protein MSLSPEARKTLAGITTATITTVLLKKGLRNVWMRGARPLRPGLPRLVGPAFTLRFVPAREDLATPESWSSPISTRTAIEAMPEGCIAVVDAMGITDAGIFGDILCARMMKRGVTALVTDGVVRDVEGVLGTNLPVWCDGYAAPPSVAGLTFVGWGEPIGCGGVAVFPNDIVVADQDGCVLIPQAMLDHVLNEGVEQERMEAWIVNEVNNGAVLPGLYPMNAETKARYAASKK; this is encoded by the coding sequence ATGTCGCTGTCCCCCGAAGCCCGCAAGACCCTCGCCGGCATCACCACCGCCACCATCACCACGGTCCTGCTGAAGAAGGGCCTGCGCAATGTGTGGATGCGGGGCGCGCGGCCGCTGCGCCCGGGCCTGCCGCGCCTGGTGGGACCGGCCTTCACGCTGCGCTTCGTGCCGGCGCGCGAGGATCTGGCGACGCCGGAATCCTGGTCGTCGCCGATCTCGACCCGTACCGCGATCGAGGCGATGCCGGAGGGATGCATCGCCGTGGTCGATGCCATGGGCATCACCGACGCCGGCATCTTCGGCGACATTCTCTGCGCCCGCATGATGAAGCGCGGCGTCACCGCGCTCGTCACTGACGGTGTCGTGCGTGACGTCGAGGGCGTGCTCGGCACCAATTTGCCGGTGTGGTGCGACGGCTATGCCGCGCCGCCCTCCGTGGCCGGCCTGACCTTCGTTGGCTGGGGCGAGCCGATCGGCTGCGGCGGGGTCGCTGTTTTCCCGAACGACATCGTGGTCGCCGACCAGGACGGCTGCGTGCTGATCCCGCAGGCGATGCTCGATCACGTCCTCAACGAGGGCGTCGAGCAGGAGCGGATGGAAGCCTGGATCGTCAACGAGGTGAACAACGGCGCGGTCTTGCCGGGGCTCTATCCCATGAACGCCGAGACCAAGGCGCGCTACGCCGCCAGCAAGAAGTAA
- a CDS encoding cupin domain-containing protein has translation MEITVAGTRPTRRAPKENFTGTVWQDPVIMAPAPARLNCSRVAFEPGARTNWHHHPLGQTLYVISGVGRVQTKGGPVRDIRPGDTVWIPPGELHWHGASPTNGMCHIAMQEALDGVYSTWLEPVTDAEYGAALG, from the coding sequence ATGGAGATCACTGTTGCAGGCACGCGGCCGACCCGCCGCGCGCCCAAGGAAAACTTCACCGGCACCGTGTGGCAGGACCCGGTCATCATGGCGCCCGCGCCGGCGCGGCTGAACTGCTCGCGCGTTGCCTTCGAGCCGGGCGCGCGCACCAACTGGCATCACCATCCGCTCGGGCAGACGCTCTACGTCATCTCCGGCGTCGGGCGGGTGCAGACCAAGGGCGGCCCCGTCAGGGACATCCGTCCCGGGGACACCGTCTGGATTCCGCCGGGCGAATTGCACTGGCACGGGGCCTCGCCGACCAACGGCATGTGCCACATCGCCATGCAGGAAGCGCTCGACGGCGTCTACTCGACCTGGCTGGAGCCGGTGACGGACGCGGAGTATGGGGCGGCGTTGGGCTAA
- a CDS encoding ABC transporter ATP-binding protein, translated as MADVALRKVVKRYDDVEAVRGIDLDIADHEFIVLVGPSGCGKSTTLRMIAGLEDISDGDIMIGGDVVNDVPPKDRDIAMVFQNYALYPHMTVAENMSFGLRLKHYPKAEIKARVTEAARLLDITDLIDRKPKQLSGGQRQRVAMGRAIVRNPKVFLFDEPLSNLDAKLRVQMRIEIKKVHQKVRTTTVYVTHDQVEAMTLADRVVVMNKGRIEQIGTPNELYHKPATRFVAGFIGSPAMNFIPCRLEDVGGTLQIRLTDRIAFPLPPARAARYNALPRTEKLLLGLRPEHLSEAHAHLEPGVETFETVLDVTEPMGMETFVYFGLEGTPICGRVNPNAGAKDGAPMRLAMDLNNMHLLNEASGAVL; from the coding sequence ATGGCTGACGTTGCTTTGCGGAAGGTTGTCAAGCGTTACGACGATGTCGAAGCCGTGCGAGGCATCGATCTCGACATCGCAGACCATGAATTCATCGTGCTGGTCGGCCCCTCCGGCTGCGGCAAGTCGACGACGCTGCGCATGATCGCGGGACTCGAAGACATCAGCGACGGCGACATCATGATCGGCGGCGACGTCGTCAACGACGTGCCGCCGAAGGACCGCGACATCGCGATGGTGTTCCAGAACTACGCGCTCTACCCGCACATGACGGTCGCGGAGAACATGTCGTTCGGGCTGCGCCTGAAGCACTATCCCAAGGCCGAGATCAAGGCGCGGGTAACGGAGGCTGCTCGCCTCCTCGACATCACCGATCTGATCGACCGCAAGCCGAAGCAGCTCTCGGGCGGCCAGCGCCAGCGCGTCGCGATGGGCCGGGCCATCGTGCGCAATCCGAAGGTCTTCCTGTTCGACGAGCCGCTGTCCAATCTTGACGCGAAACTCCGCGTGCAGATGCGGATCGAGATCAAGAAGGTGCACCAGAAGGTGCGCACCACCACCGTCTACGTCACCCACGACCAGGTCGAGGCGATGACGCTGGCCGACCGCGTCGTTGTCATGAACAAGGGCCGGATCGAGCAGATCGGCACGCCGAACGAACTCTACCACAAGCCGGCCACGCGCTTCGTCGCCGGCTTCATCGGCTCGCCCGCGATGAACTTCATTCCGTGTCGGCTCGAGGATGTCGGCGGCACGCTTCAGATCCGCCTGACCGACCGGATCGCTTTCCCGCTGCCGCCGGCCCGTGCCGCGCGCTACAATGCGCTGCCGCGCACGGAGAAGCTGCTGCTCGGCCTTCGGCCCGAGCATCTGTCGGAGGCGCATGCGCATCTGGAGCCCGGCGTCGAGACTTTCGAAACCGTACTCGACGTCACCGAGCCGATGGGGATGGAAACGTTCGTTTATTTCGGGCTCGAGGGCACACCGATCTGTGGCCGCGTCAACCCCAATGCCGGCGCCAAGGACGGGGCACCCATGCGTTTGGCGATGGACCTCAACAATATGCACCTGCTAAACGAGGCGTCCGGCGCCGTGTTATGA